In Urechidicola croceus, a single window of DNA contains:
- a CDS encoding ATP-dependent Clp protease ATP-binding subunit → MDDNFSPKVKDVIAYSKEEALRLGHDFIGTEHLVLGILRKADGKAIDILTTLDVNLEHLRKKIEILSPANPVISAANGKRNLHLTKQAEKALKTTFLEAKLYKSESVNTAHLLLCVLRNENDPTTKLLQKFDVDYEEVKSIFKQLFLEDDIYIPPISESRSDDEFEDDKSNPFEQQPPKSKSQAKSKTPVLDNFGRDLTNLAEEGKLDPVVGRKKEIERVSQILSRRKKNNPMLIGEPGVGKSAIAEGLALRIVQRKVSRILFNKRIVSLDLASLVAGTKYRGQFEERMKALMNELEKNDDIILFIDEIHTIVGAGGATGSLDASNMLKPALARGEIQCIGATTLDEYRQNIEKDGALERRFQKVIVEPTTVEETIQILHNIKDKYESHHNVDYTDQAIEACVKLTHRYMTDRFLPDKAIDALDEAGSRIHITNIVVPKEVLEIENQLEKVREDKTSAVTGQKYEEAAKLRDDEKRLEGMLENAQHQWEEASKLNREIVTEDNVAEVVSMMTGIPVNRVAEAESHRLQDLPNLIKGKVIGQDEAVSKVVKAIQRNRVGLKDPNKPIGSFIFLGQTGVGKTQLAKILAKELFDSDDALVRIDMSEYMEKFAISRLIGAPPGYVGYEEGGQLTEKIRRKPYAVVLLDEIEKAHPDVFNMLLQILDDGHITDSLGRKIDFRNTIIIMTSNIGSRQLKDFGAGVGFGTASKKEQADAHAKGVIENALKKSFAPEFLNRIDDVIVFNALERDDIHSIIDIELDKLLKRISNLGYTLNLTEKAKDFIADKGFDKQYGARPLRRAIQKYIEDSLAEEIVNSKLTEGDTITMDLNEKTNELTIKIKKGEKSIEN, encoded by the coding sequence ATGGACGATAATTTTTCACCAAAAGTAAAAGATGTAATAGCTTACAGCAAAGAAGAGGCGTTACGATTGGGACATGATTTCATTGGTACTGAACATCTTGTGCTTGGTATATTACGAAAAGCAGATGGTAAGGCAATAGATATACTCACTACTCTTGATGTGAATCTTGAACATCTTAGAAAGAAAATTGAAATTCTAAGCCCTGCAAACCCTGTGATTTCTGCAGCAAATGGTAAACGTAATTTACATTTAACAAAACAAGCTGAAAAGGCTTTAAAAACTACATTTTTAGAAGCCAAACTTTATAAAAGCGAATCAGTAAATACAGCACATTTACTATTGTGCGTTTTACGGAATGAAAATGATCCAACAACCAAATTATTACAAAAATTTGATGTTGATTATGAGGAGGTTAAATCAATTTTTAAACAATTATTTTTAGAGGATGATATTTATATTCCACCAATATCGGAAAGTAGATCGGATGATGAGTTTGAAGATGATAAATCAAACCCATTCGAACAACAACCTCCAAAAAGCAAGTCACAAGCGAAGTCAAAAACACCTGTTTTAGATAATTTTGGTCGCGATTTAACAAACCTTGCTGAAGAAGGCAAGTTAGACCCTGTTGTTGGACGCAAAAAGGAAATAGAACGTGTTTCTCAAATTTTGAGCCGTCGTAAAAAGAATAACCCTATGCTTATTGGAGAACCTGGTGTTGGTAAATCAGCAATTGCAGAAGGATTAGCATTAAGAATAGTTCAAAGAAAAGTTTCAAGAATTCTATTTAATAAAAGAATAGTTTCATTAGACTTAGCAAGTTTAGTTGCTGGAACAAAATATCGAGGACAGTTTGAAGAAAGAATGAAAGCATTGATGAATGAATTAGAAAAAAATGATGACATCATTTTATTTATCGATGAAATACATACAATAGTAGGTGCTGGTGGAGCCACTGGTTCATTGGATGCTTCAAATATGCTAAAACCTGCTCTTGCACGTGGAGAAATTCAATGTATTGGAGCAACGACTTTAGATGAATACCGTCAAAATATTGAAAAAGATGGTGCATTAGAACGTCGTTTTCAAAAGGTAATTGTTGAACCTACAACAGTAGAAGAAACAATACAAATTTTACATAATATAAAAGATAAATATGAATCTCATCATAATGTTGACTATACTGATCAAGCAATTGAAGCCTGTGTGAAGTTAACTCACAGGTATATGACAGATCGCTTTTTACCAGACAAGGCCATTGATGCTTTAGATGAAGCAGGATCACGTATACATATTACAAATATTGTTGTGCCAAAAGAGGTTCTTGAAATTGAAAATCAGCTTGAAAAAGTTCGTGAAGATAAAACAAGTGCAGTAACAGGGCAAAAATATGAAGAGGCTGCTAAACTACGTGATGATGAAAAACGATTAGAAGGAATGCTTGAAAATGCTCAACACCAATGGGAAGAAGCTTCTAAATTAAATCGAGAAATTGTAACTGAAGATAATGTTGCTGAAGTTGTATCAATGATGACAGGTATACCTGTAAATCGTGTTGCTGAAGCAGAAAGTCATAGATTGCAAGATTTACCAAATCTAATTAAAGGTAAAGTAATTGGTCAAGACGAAGCTGTTTCTAAAGTTGTAAAAGCAATCCAGAGAAATAGAGTTGGCTTAAAAGATCCGAACAAACCGATAGGTTCATTTATTTTCTTAGGACAAACTGGAGTTGGCAAGACTCAATTGGCAAAAATATTGGCAAAAGAATTATTTGATAGTGATGATGCCTTAGTTCGTATCGACATGAGTGAATACATGGAAAAATTTGCTATTTCACGTTTAATTGGTGCCCCTCCAGGTTATGTAGGTTATGAAGAGGGTGGGCAATTGACTGAAAAAATTCGTAGAAAACCTTATGCAGTTGTTTTATTAGATGAAATTGAAAAAGCACATCCTGATGTATTTAATATGCTTCTTCAAATTTTAGATGACGGACATATAACTGATAGTCTTGGGCGAAAAATTGATTTTAGAAATACCATAATAATTATGACTTCTAATATTGGTTCACGTCAATTAAAAGATTTTGGTGCTGGTGTTGGTTTTGGCACTGCTTCAAAAAAAGAACAAGCAGACGCTCATGCAAAGGGTGTAATTGAAAATGCACTTAAAAAATCTTTTGCTCCTGAATTCCTAAATAGGATTGATGACGTTATAGTATTTAACGCACTTGAAAGAGATGATATTCATTCAATAATTGACATTGAATTAGACAAACTGTTGAAAAGAATTTCAAATTTAGGCTATACACTGAATTTAACTGAAAAAGCAAAAGATTTTATTGCAGATAAAGGTTTTGATAAGCAATATGGTGCTAGACCATTAAGGCGAGCAATCCAAAAGTATATTGAAGATTCACTTGCTGAAGAAATTGTAAATTCTAAATTAACTGAAGGAGATACAATTACTATGGATTTGAATGAAAAAACAAATGAATTGACAATTAAAATCAAGAAAGGTGAAAAGTCAATAGAAAATTAA
- a CDS encoding acetolactate decarboxylase has product MNIKNIYLVLFIIGLISCNSNTKKSNSPRKTYPDIQIVGAMKNVMWNGQLEGVIKLDTIKNKKGLYGLGPVSFLSGELLINDGKTYISKVLSDSTMSVEKNNNISAPFFVYGNVNEWLVNKLPKNIHTIKDLEFFIDQKTKEAQKPFAFKLIGKITNAQIHIQNLPKGTKVSSPKQAHQGQTNYNLYNEDVEIIGFFSYEHKGVFTHHDSLIHLHLITKDEQKMGHLDRVVFSDMKLYLPKS; this is encoded by the coding sequence ATGAATATAAAAAACATCTACTTAGTACTTTTTATTATTGGATTAATATCATGTAATTCAAATACTAAAAAATCAAATTCACCTCGAAAAACATATCCTGATATACAAATAGTAGGTGCAATGAAAAATGTAATGTGGAATGGACAATTAGAAGGTGTTATTAAACTTGATACTATAAAAAATAAAAAAGGATTATACGGACTAGGCCCTGTAAGTTTTTTATCTGGAGAACTTCTCATAAATGATGGAAAAACTTATATTTCAAAAGTTTTATCAGATAGCACAATGTCTGTCGAAAAAAATAATAATATTTCTGCACCATTCTTTGTATATGGAAATGTAAATGAATGGCTAGTCAATAAATTACCTAAAAACATCCATACAATTAAGGATTTAGAATTTTTTATTGACCAAAAAACAAAAGAGGCTCAAAAACCTTTTGCATTTAAGTTAATAGGTAAAATAACTAATGCTCAAATCCATATTCAAAACCTACCTAAAGGAACAAAAGTTTCTTCACCAAAACAAGCACATCAAGGACAAACAAACTATAATTTATACAATGAAGACGTTGAAATAATTGGATTCTTTTCTTATGAACATAAAGGTGTTTTTACTCATCACGATTCATTAATACATTTGCACTTAATTACAAAAGATGAACAAAAAATGGGACACTTAGACAGAGTTGTATTTAGTGATATGAAATTATATTTACCTAAAAGTTAA
- a CDS encoding class I SAM-dependent methyltransferase, with protein sequence MKNNWLKKWEDRYSKKEFAYGELPNNYLKEQLNKLNTGSILFPAEGEGRNAIFAAKQNWNVSAFDISIEGKNKALKLANKNNVSIDYQVGELPNLNYSNNQFDVIAFIYAHFPADIKSNYHKLLNDFLRVGGLIIFEAFSKKHLSYRIKNEKVGGPKDLDTLFSIEEIKHDFSNYEIVELVEKEIELNEGKYHNGKGSVIRFVGRKK encoded by the coding sequence ATGAAAAACAATTGGCTTAAAAAATGGGAAGATCGATACAGTAAAAAAGAATTTGCTTATGGAGAGCTCCCAAATAACTACTTAAAAGAGCAATTGAATAAATTAAATACAGGGTCTATTCTTTTTCCTGCTGAAGGTGAAGGTCGTAATGCTATTTTTGCTGCCAAACAAAACTGGAATGTTTCTGCATTTGACATAAGCATTGAAGGGAAAAATAAAGCACTGAAACTAGCCAACAAAAACAATGTCTCAATTGACTACCAAGTTGGTGAATTACCAAATTTAAATTACAGTAACAATCAATTTGATGTAATTGCATTTATATATGCTCATTTTCCAGCTGATATCAAATCAAATTATCATAAACTACTTAATGATTTTTTACGCGTAGGTGGTCTGATTATTTTTGAAGCGTTTAGCAAAAAACACCTTTCGTACAGAATTAAAAACGAAAAAGTTGGTGGTCCAAAAGATTTAGATACTTTGTTCTCAATTGAAGAAATAAAACACGATTTTTCAAATTATGAAATAGTAGAATTAGTAGAAAAAGAAATTGAATTAAATGAAGGAAAGTATCATAATGGCAAAGGTTCTGTAATAAGATTTGTAGGTAGAAAAAAATAG
- a CDS encoding redoxin domain-containing protein: MKFYTTLIFILLFHVSFAQTEFENINIETLNGIEVPLTSVLKQQKDKPLILFTWAKKWCVPCVEVLNEFDYTHYEDLKEEFGLKLIALNMDVETEIDEIKKYVISKEWYFDVYQDPSRNYLDALGISTAPQIFLIINNKIVNYKSGFIKMSDPETTSDYMKAMIESIGSKKVFFDDNWDYTDEYNATYIRYVDYLDNHYEVQDRWETGELQMKGIYSDKYLSQKDGVFTWYFKSGNKKSREIYENNIQNGNRKVWYEEGQLWVVEEHKDGKLINILELYDINGDTLNHGNLVDGNGYIYRYDRDGKKTSKQNYKNGVLDGEYIQYDANENPSDTYIYSEGSYIKKIE; this comes from the coding sequence ATGAAATTTTATACTACTCTAATTTTTATCCTATTATTCCATGTCTCTTTTGCTCAAACCGAATTTGAAAATATTAATATCGAGACTTTAAATGGAATTGAAGTTCCACTTACTAGTGTGTTAAAACAACAAAAAGACAAGCCGTTAATCCTTTTTACTTGGGCAAAAAAATGGTGTGTCCCTTGTGTTGAAGTGCTAAATGAATTTGACTATACTCATTATGAAGATTTAAAAGAAGAATTTGGCCTAAAATTAATTGCATTAAATATGGATGTTGAAACAGAAATTGATGAAATAAAAAAATATGTAATTAGTAAAGAATGGTATTTTGATGTTTATCAAGACCCTTCAAGAAATTATCTTGATGCTTTAGGCATATCAACTGCTCCTCAAATATTTTTAATCATCAATAATAAAATTGTGAACTACAAAAGCGGCTTTATAAAGATGAGTGATCCAGAAACTACTTCAGACTATATGAAAGCAATGATTGAATCAATAGGAAGTAAAAAAGTGTTTTTTGATGACAATTGGGATTATACAGATGAATATAATGCTACCTATATAAGGTATGTTGATTATTTAGATAACCACTATGAAGTTCAAGATAGATGGGAGACTGGAGAATTACAAATGAAAGGTATTTATAGTGACAAATATCTATCTCAAAAAGATGGGGTATTTACTTGGTATTTTAAGAGTGGTAATAAAAAATCACGTGAAATATATGAAAACAACATACAAAATGGAAATAGAAAGGTATGGTACGAAGAAGGTCAACTTTGGGTTGTAGAAGAACACAAAGATGGAAAACTTATAAATATTCTTGAACTATATGATATTAATGGTGATACATTAAATCACGGTAATTTAGTAGATGGTAATGGTTATATTTACAGATACGATAGAGATGGTAAAAAAACTTCAAAGCAAAATTATAAAAATGGAGTTCTTGATGGTGAGTACATTCAATATGATGCAAATGAAAACCCTTCAGATACATACATATATAGTGAAGGTAGTTATATTAAAAAAATTGAATAA
- a CDS encoding TlpA family protein disulfide reductase, with translation MKKIIYLVLVLAVISCKTEPKNYVTFSGEITNQNSDSVVIRSREYSKTIPVSQDGTFSDTLKVNTGIYNFYDGSESTSIFLKNGYDIRMTLDTKMFDETAKYSGTGSENSNFLAQNSLLQEKLLDKDFDGLGTKELNTTFEAIKRELTEFVNSNKNIDSIVVNNALNSIDPTISRVKNYYTNIAELYEILPKGSPSPTFENYVNYNGGTTSLSDLKGKYVYVDVWATWCGPCKREIPYLKEVEKKYHGKDIAFVSLSVDDDRRNGSWDKAKENWRNMIAEKELGGIQIFAPEAWKSKFVSDYKITGIPRFILIDPNGNVVSPNAPRPSSPKLIELFEKENI, from the coding sequence ATGAAAAAAATAATATATTTAGTACTTGTACTAGCAGTAATTTCTTGTAAAACAGAACCTAAAAATTATGTGACTTTCTCTGGTGAAATTACTAATCAAAATAGTGACTCCGTTGTAATAAGATCTAGAGAATACTCAAAAACTATTCCTGTAAGCCAAGATGGCACTTTTAGTGACACCTTAAAAGTTAATACTGGAATTTACAATTTTTATGATGGTTCAGAATCCACATCTATTTTCTTAAAAAACGGTTATGATATTAGAATGACTTTGGATACCAAAATGTTTGACGAAACTGCTAAATATTCAGGGACTGGATCTGAAAACAGTAACTTTCTTGCGCAAAATTCATTACTTCAAGAAAAATTATTAGATAAAGATTTTGATGGGTTAGGAACAAAAGAATTAAATACAACTTTTGAAGCTATTAAAAGGGAGTTGACAGAATTTGTAAATTCAAATAAAAATATTGATTCAATAGTAGTTAATAACGCCTTAAATAGTATTGACCCAACAATATCAAGAGTTAAAAATTACTATACAAATATAGCTGAACTCTACGAAATACTACCTAAAGGTTCGCCATCTCCTACTTTTGAAAATTATGTAAACTATAATGGCGGCACTACATCCTTATCAGATTTAAAAGGAAAATATGTATATGTTGATGTGTGGGCAACTTGGTGCGGACCTTGTAAAAGAGAAATTCCTTATTTAAAAGAAGTTGAAAAAAAATATCACGGTAAAGACATTGCATTTGTTAGTTTATCTGTAGATGATGATAGAAGAAATGGATCTTGGGACAAAGCAAAAGAAAACTGGAGAAATATGATTGCAGAAAAGGAATTGGGCGGAATTCAAATTTTTGCTCCTGAAGCTTGGAAATCTAAATTTGTTAGTGATTATAAAATTACCGGTATTCCTAGGTTTATCTTAATCGATCCAAATGGTAATGTAGTGAGCCCTAACGCTCCAAGACCATCAAGCCCAAAACTAATTGAGTTATTTGAAAAAGAAAATATTTAA
- a CDS encoding TlpA family protein disulfide reductase, with protein sequence MNKILVLVFVSLLMVSCKEPKGYVALSGKIENTDSKELIISNKEFNKKITLNDDGTFKDTLKVEKGLYTLTNGQNRTILFLSNGYNLTINADANDFSKLSFEGNGKSSNDYIAEKIKLSQSDLSNPKSYFLLEREAFDARLTELKTSIKSIPTENVDSLIIAQISSDDNRLIDYLEKNYEVKHAELIKFAKGKPSPKFTNYENYNGGTTSLEDLKGKYVYIDVWATWCGPCKQQIPFLKEIEKEYEHSNIAFVSISTDRQNKYNAWKKMIVDYEMSGIQLFAGTDYSFQQEYQINSIPRFILLDTEGNIVDADAPRPSDPRLKELLNTLNI encoded by the coding sequence ATGAATAAAATTTTAGTACTTGTATTTGTATCATTATTAATGGTTAGTTGTAAAGAACCAAAAGGTTATGTAGCATTAAGTGGAAAAATTGAAAATACCGATTCAAAAGAATTGATTATTTCAAATAAGGAGTTTAATAAAAAGATAACCTTAAATGATGACGGAACTTTTAAAGACACTTTAAAAGTAGAAAAAGGATTGTATACATTAACTAATGGACAAAACAGAACGATATTATTTCTTTCAAATGGTTATAATTTAACTATCAACGCTGATGCTAACGACTTTTCTAAATTATCCTTTGAAGGAAATGGTAAATCAAGCAATGATTATATCGCTGAAAAAATTAAGTTATCTCAAAGTGATTTGAGTAACCCTAAATCTTATTTTTTATTAGAAAGAGAAGCTTTTGATGCTAGACTTACTGAATTAAAAACATCAATTAAGTCAATACCTACTGAAAATGTAGATTCGTTAATTATTGCACAAATTTCTAGCGATGACAATCGATTAATTGATTATTTGGAAAAAAATTATGAAGTAAAACATGCTGAACTAATAAAATTTGCTAAAGGAAAACCATCACCTAAATTCACAAACTATGAGAACTATAATGGTGGAACGACTTCTTTAGAAGATTTAAAAGGTAAATATGTTTATATTGACGTTTGGGCTACATGGTGTGGACCATGCAAGCAACAAATTCCTTTTTTAAAGGAAATAGAAAAAGAATATGAACATAGCAATATTGCGTTTGTAAGTATATCAACAGATAGACAAAATAAATATAATGCATGGAAAAAAATGATAGTTGATTATGAAATGAGTGGAATTCAATTGTTTGCAGGAACAGACTATTCCTTTCAACAAGAATACCAAATCAATTCTATCCCAAGATTCATTTTACTTGATACAGAAGGAAATATTGTTGATGCAGATGCTCCTCGACCATCAGACCCTAGGTTAAAAGAATTACTTAATACTTTAAATATTTAA
- a CDS encoding bifunctional ADP-dependent NAD(P)H-hydrate dehydratase/NAD(P)H-hydrate epimerase, whose translation MEILTGKQIYQADKETIKNQGITSLELMERAGTVCFNWIHQRLQGNPVKILIFCGIGNNGGDGLVIARHMHQYGYNVHCFVVNFSDKRTEGFLENYDKLKDAGVWPTVIKSVDDFPEITAQDVVIDAILGIGLDRKIEGFTVDLIKHINTPQSYTLSIDIPSGLFADKSISTTDTVIEASHTLTFQRPKIAFLLPENEPFIYTWEAIDIGLDENFIASLKEVKHFIVEKRDVQSMYKVRDKFSHKGNFGHSLVIGGSYGKIGAVTLTSKAALKSGSGLVTALIPECGYDILQISIPEVMVEVDSEKQIELFQYVSQPNVIAVGPGIGTLDKTISGFEKFLKSNKLPLVIDADALNILSINKKLLELIPENSILTPHPKEFERLVGKWKNDHDKLNKLKKFVTKYKIVVVLKGANTVIAFNDELYFNTTGNPALATAGSGDVLTGIIVGLVAQNYLPVEAAIFGTYLHGKTASLAVSKTGIETFTASTILEYLGEAYLSLFTEDTPKQAPPPASKKPPQDTDDELYV comes from the coding sequence ATGGAAATTTTAACAGGAAAACAAATTTATCAAGCAGATAAGGAAACAATTAAAAATCAAGGAATAACTTCATTAGAATTGATGGAGCGTGCAGGGACTGTATGTTTTAATTGGATTCATCAAAGGTTACAAGGAAATCCTGTGAAAATTTTAATTTTTTGCGGCATTGGTAATAATGGTGGTGATGGATTGGTAATTGCAAGACATATGCATCAATATGGATATAATGTTCATTGTTTTGTAGTAAATTTTTCTGATAAGCGAACCGAAGGTTTTCTTGAAAATTATGACAAATTAAAAGATGCAGGGGTTTGGCCAACTGTAATTAAATCTGTTGATGATTTTCCAGAAATCACTGCTCAAGATGTTGTTATTGATGCGATTTTAGGAATTGGATTAGATCGTAAAATTGAAGGTTTTACAGTCGATTTAATAAAACATATAAATACTCCTCAATCCTATACATTATCGATTGATATTCCTTCAGGTCTTTTTGCCGATAAATCAATTTCTACTACCGATACAGTAATTGAAGCTTCACATACATTAACATTTCAACGCCCAAAAATAGCATTTTTGTTACCCGAAAACGAACCTTTTATTTACACTTGGGAGGCAATTGATATAGGTTTGGATGAGAATTTTATTGCATCATTAAAGGAAGTTAAACATTTTATTGTAGAAAAAAGAGATGTGCAATCAATGTACAAAGTGCGAGATAAATTTTCACATAAAGGAAATTTTGGACATTCATTAGTAATTGGTGGGAGTTATGGAAAAATAGGTGCTGTTACCTTGACTTCAAAAGCTGCATTGAAATCTGGAAGTGGATTGGTAACAGCATTAATTCCAGAGTGTGGATATGATATTCTTCAAATTTCAATACCTGAAGTTATGGTTGAAGTTGATTCTGAAAAACAAATTGAATTGTTTCAATATGTGTCTCAACCTAATGTTATTGCTGTTGGTCCTGGAATTGGAACATTGGACAAGACAATTAGTGGTTTTGAGAAATTCTTAAAATCAAATAAATTACCTTTAGTTATAGATGCTGACGCACTTAATATTTTATCTATAAATAAAAAATTACTTGAGTTAATTCCAGAAAACTCAATACTTACTCCACATCCAAAAGAGTTTGAAAGGTTGGTTGGAAAATGGAAAAATGATCATGACAAACTTAATAAACTTAAAAAATTCGTTACAAAATATAAAATTGTTGTAGTACTTAAAGGTGCAAATACAGTTATTGCTTTTAATGATGAATTGTATTTTAACACTACTGGAAACCCTGCATTGGCAACTGCTGGTAGTGGCGATGTACTTACAGGAATTATTGTTGGTTTGGTTGCTCAAAATTATTTGCCTGTTGAAGCAGCAATTTTTGGGACTTATCTACATGGTAAAACTGCAAGTTTAGCGGTAAGTAAAACAGGTATTGAAACATTTACAGCGTCAACAATTTTAGAATATTTAGGTGAAGCATATTTAAGTTTATTTACTGAAGATACTCCTAAGCAAGCACCGCCACCAGCATCCAAAAAACCACCTCAAGATACAGATGATGAGTTATATGTTTAA
- a CDS encoding acetyl-CoA carboxylase carboxyltransferase subunit alpha: MEYLDFELPIKDLVEQLEKCTLIGKESDVDVSETCVNLQKKLDKTRVDIYKDLTAWQRVQLSRHPDRPYTMDYINAIAGDTFMELHGDRTVKDDKAMIGGLGKIGDQSFMFIGQQKGYNTKTRQYRNFGMPNPEGYRKALRLMKMAEKFGIPVVTLLDTPGAYPGLEAEERGQGEAIARNILEMTRLKVPIITVIIGEGASGGALGIGVGDKVYMMENTWYSVISPESCSSILWRSWEFKEQAADALKLTATDMKKQKLIDGIIKEPIGGAHYNRAEAFKSVENTILKAAKDLMRLTTEKLVEKRMDKYANMGVYKE; encoded by the coding sequence ATGGAATATTTAGATTTTGAATTACCGATAAAAGACCTTGTAGAACAATTAGAGAAATGTACTCTTATTGGGAAAGAGAGTGATGTTGATGTTTCTGAAACTTGTGTAAACCTTCAAAAGAAATTAGATAAGACACGTGTTGATATTTATAAAGATTTAACAGCATGGCAAAGAGTACAGTTATCTAGGCACCCTGATAGACCATATACTATGGATTATATCAATGCTATTGCTGGAGATACTTTTATGGAATTACATGGCGATAGAACTGTTAAAGATGATAAAGCAATGATTGGTGGCCTAGGAAAGATTGGAGACCAAAGCTTTATGTTCATAGGTCAACAAAAAGGTTATAATACAAAGACACGTCAGTATAGAAATTTTGGAATGCCAAATCCTGAGGGATATAGAAAAGCTTTACGCTTAATGAAAATGGCAGAAAAATTTGGTATTCCTGTAGTTACTTTATTAGATACTCCAGGTGCATATCCAGGCTTAGAAGCTGAAGAACGAGGTCAGGGTGAGGCTATTGCTCGTAATATATTAGAAATGACAAGGTTAAAAGTTCCTATTATTACAGTAATTATTGGTGAAGGCGCATCTGGTGGAGCCTTAGGAATAGGAGTAGGTGATAAAGTTTATATGATGGAAAATACATGGTATTCAGTTATCTCTCCAGAATCTTGCTCTTCTATTTTATGGAGAAGTTGGGAATTTAAAGAACAAGCTGCTGATGCTTTAAAATTGACAGCTACTGATATGAAGAAGCAAAAGTTGATAGATGGTATTATTAAAGAGCCAATAGGTGGTGCACATTACAATCGTGCAGAAGCATTTAAAAGTGTTGAAAATACAATACTTAAGGCAGCCAAAGATTTAATGAGATTGACAACAGAAAAACTCGTTGAAAAACGTATGGACAAATACGCAAATATGGGAGTTTACAAAGAATAA
- a CDS encoding DMT family transporter yields the protein MQENRLKNYFHLHFIVFIWGFTAVLGALISIDAMPLVWFRMLLGTLFLLIYILASNKSIWLDSRTLLKFLLGGIIIALHWITFFLAIKTSNISIALVSLSTGAFFTSILEPIFFKRKLRFLELFLGIIVVVGLYIIFNVEGDYFLGIVYGLISSFLSALFSVINGLFVRKNEPVILSFFQLFFGVLFITIVLLFKGDFSVEFFQLSKNDWLYLLLLSSICTAYAFSASVKVMKVLSPYTVMLTINLEPVYGVILALMIFPEKEKMPVNFYFGALIILFAVILNGILKNRKQLINRLRKKEI from the coding sequence ATGCAAGAAAATAGATTAAAAAATTATTTTCATCTCCATTTTATAGTTTTTATTTGGGGTTTTACTGCAGTATTAGGTGCACTTATAAGTATTGACGCAATGCCTTTAGTGTGGTTCAGAATGCTATTGGGTACATTGTTTTTATTGATATATATATTAGCAAGTAATAAGTCAATATGGCTCGACAGCAGGACGTTGTTGAAATTTTTATTAGGAGGAATTATTATTGCACTTCATTGGATTACTTTTTTTCTTGCAATAAAAACATCAAATATTTCAATTGCCTTAGTTTCATTAAGTACTGGAGCGTTTTTCACATCAATCTTAGAGCCTATTTTTTTTAAAAGAAAACTTCGATTTTTAGAGTTATTTCTTGGAATAATAGTCGTTGTTGGATTGTATATAATCTTTAATGTAGAAGGAGATTATTTTTTAGGAATTGTATATGGTTTGATTTCCTCATTTTTATCAGCTCTATTTTCGGTTATTAACGGATTGTTTGTAAGGAAAAATGAACCAGTAATTTTGTCTTTTTTTCAACTATTTTTTGGAGTGCTTTTTATAACAATAGTATTGCTTTTTAAAGGGGATTTTTCTGTTGAATTCTTTCAGTTGTCAAAGAACGATTGGTTGTATTTATTACTCTTAAGTAGTATTTGCACTGCTTATGCATTCTCTGCATCTGTAAAAGTTATGAAAGTGTTAAGTCCATACACTGTGATGTTAACAATTAATTTAGAGCCTGTTTATGGGGTAATTTTGGCATTGATGATATTTCCTGAAAAAGAAAAAATGCCAGTAAATTTTTATTTTGGAGCATTAATTATTTTATTTGCAGTAATCCTTAATGGAATACTAAAAAATAGAAAACAGTTAATAAATCGACTTAGAAAAAAAGAAATTTAG